In Hippoglossus stenolepis isolate QCI-W04-F060 chromosome 5, HSTE1.2, whole genome shotgun sequence, one genomic interval encodes:
- the LOC118110278 gene encoding thromboxane-A synthase-like isoform X2 translates to MLRQVMVRDFSSFPNRMTIRFATKPTSDCLLMLRNERWKRVRSILTPSFSAAKMKEMAPLINTATDVLMNNLNVYAESGEAFDIHRCFGCFTMDVIASVAFGTQVDSQKNPDDPFVRHAQIFFSFFRPIMLIFIVFPFLAAPLVRFLPNKRLAKMNGFFVNCVQKIIKQREEQPPEQRRRDFLQLMLDARTSKESVSLEHFDTLNHTDELNPRNQQAQPSASDQEAHSRAPQKKMITEDEIVGQAFVFLLAGYETSSNTLGFTCYLLAINPECQHKVQEEVDEFFTRHESPDYTNVQELKYLDMVVCEALRLYPPGFRIARDIDQDCVVNGQFLPKGASLEIPAGFLHYDPEHWPEPERFIPERFTPEAKASRHPFVYLPFGAGPRNCVGMRLAQLEIKMALVHLFHKFNIVACTETKVPLELKSLSTLGPKNGIFVKITRRNSGGDRLNSTRED, encoded by the exons ATGCTCAGACAAGTGATGGTCAGAGACTTCAGCAGTTTCCCAAACAGAATG ACTATTCGCTTTGCCACCAAGCCCACGTCTGACTGCCTGCTCATGTTGAGGAACGAGCGCTGGAAGAGAGTGCGGAGCATCCTGACCCCGTCCTTCAGCGCTGCGAAGATGAAAGAG atGGCTCCACTCATCAACACAGCCACCGACGTTCTGATGAACAACCTGAATGTTTACGCTGAGTCCGGAGAGGCCTTTGACATCCACAG ATGTTTTGGCTGCTTCACCATGGATGTTATCGCCAGTGTGGCGTTTGGAACCCAGGTGGACTCTCAGAAAAACCCAGATGACCCATTTGTCCGTCACGCTcagattttcttctctttcttcaggCCCATCATGCTAATTTTCA TTGTGTTTCCTTTCCTCGCGGCTCCTCTGGTGCGATTCCTCCCCAACAAACGACTTGCCAAGATGAATGGGTTCTTTGTCAACTGTGTCCAGAAGATCATcaagcagagggaggagcagcCTCCTGAACAG CGGCGTCGAGACTTCCTCCAGCTGATGTTGGATGCTCGAACCAGCAAAGAGTCTGTGTCTTTGGAGCACTTCGACACACTGAACCATACTGATGAGCTCAATCCCAGGAACCAGCAAGCGCAGCCATCGGCCTCGGATCAGGAGGCCCACAGCAGGGCTCCTCAGAAAAAGATGATCACTGAGGATGAGATCGTGGGTCAGGCTTTTGTCTTCCTCCTGGCAGGCTACGAAACCAGCAGCAACACCCTGGGCTTCACCTGCTACCTGCTGGCCATCAACCCTGAATGTCAACACAAAGTACAGGAAGAGGTGGATGAGTTCTTCACAAGACAT GAGTCACCAGATTACACTAATGTTCAGGAGCTGAAGTATTTGGACATGGTTGTATGTGAAGCACTGCGCCTCTACCCTCCTGGATTCAG GATTGCACGAGACATCGACCAGGACTGTGTGGTGAATGGCCAGTTTCTCCCTAAAGGAGCATCGCTGGAGATCCCAGCAGGATTCCTCCATTACGACCCAGAGCATTGGCCAGAGCCCGAGAGGTTCATCCCTGAGAG ATTCACCCCAGAGGCCAAGGCCAGTCGACATCCGTTTGTGTACCTACCGTTCGGGGCCGGTCCACGTAACTGCGTGGGCATGAGGCTCGCTCAGCTGGAGATCAAAATGGCTTTAGTTCATCTGTTTCACAAATTCAACATCGTGGCCTGCACTGAGACCAAG GTTCCTCTCGAGTTGAAGTCATTAAGCACTTTAGGACCCAAAAATGGCATATTTGTGAAAATCACGAGAAGAAACTCGGGAGGAGATCGATTGAATTCAACACGAGAGGATTAG
- the LOC118110278 gene encoding thromboxane-A synthase-like isoform X1: MEAAADFLKVFRPEAGGLSLTLSLFLVFLGLVYWYSFYPYSVLSRCGIKHPKPLPFFGNILMFRQGFLAPVADLIRTHGRVCGYYLGRRPVVVVADPDMLRQVMVRDFSSFPNRMTIRFATKPTSDCLLMLRNERWKRVRSILTPSFSAAKMKEMAPLINTATDVLMNNLNVYAESGEAFDIHRCFGCFTMDVIASVAFGTQVDSQKNPDDPFVRHAQIFFSFFRPIMLIFIVFPFLAAPLVRFLPNKRLAKMNGFFVNCVQKIIKQREEQPPEQRRRDFLQLMLDARTSKESVSLEHFDTLNHTDELNPRNQQAQPSASDQEAHSRAPQKKMITEDEIVGQAFVFLLAGYETSSNTLGFTCYLLAINPECQHKVQEEVDEFFTRHESPDYTNVQELKYLDMVVCEALRLYPPGFRIARDIDQDCVVNGQFLPKGASLEIPAGFLHYDPEHWPEPERFIPERFTPEAKASRHPFVYLPFGAGPRNCVGMRLAQLEIKMALVHLFHKFNIVACTETKVPLELKSLSTLGPKNGIFVKITRRNSGGDRLNSTRED; this comes from the exons atgGAGGCTGCAGCTGACTTTCTGAAAGTGTTCCGCCCTGAGGCCGGGGGATTGTCTCTGACACTCAGCCTCTTCCTCGTCTTTCTAGGTCTTGTGTACTG GTATTCGTTTTACCCGTATTCAGTCCTTTCTCGATGTGGCATCAAACATCCGAAGCCATTACCTTTCTTTGGCAACATATTGATGTTTCGCCAG GGTTTTTTAGCCCCAGTCGCTGATCTCATAAGGACACATGGCAGAGTTTGTgg GTACTACTTGGGACGCAGACCGGTGGTGGTGGTCGCAGACCCTGACATGCTCAGACAAGTGATGGTCAGAGACTTCAGCAGTTTCCCAAACAGAATG ACTATTCGCTTTGCCACCAAGCCCACGTCTGACTGCCTGCTCATGTTGAGGAACGAGCGCTGGAAGAGAGTGCGGAGCATCCTGACCCCGTCCTTCAGCGCTGCGAAGATGAAAGAG atGGCTCCACTCATCAACACAGCCACCGACGTTCTGATGAACAACCTGAATGTTTACGCTGAGTCCGGAGAGGCCTTTGACATCCACAG ATGTTTTGGCTGCTTCACCATGGATGTTATCGCCAGTGTGGCGTTTGGAACCCAGGTGGACTCTCAGAAAAACCCAGATGACCCATTTGTCCGTCACGCTcagattttcttctctttcttcaggCCCATCATGCTAATTTTCA TTGTGTTTCCTTTCCTCGCGGCTCCTCTGGTGCGATTCCTCCCCAACAAACGACTTGCCAAGATGAATGGGTTCTTTGTCAACTGTGTCCAGAAGATCATcaagcagagggaggagcagcCTCCTGAACAG CGGCGTCGAGACTTCCTCCAGCTGATGTTGGATGCTCGAACCAGCAAAGAGTCTGTGTCTTTGGAGCACTTCGACACACTGAACCATACTGATGAGCTCAATCCCAGGAACCAGCAAGCGCAGCCATCGGCCTCGGATCAGGAGGCCCACAGCAGGGCTCCTCAGAAAAAGATGATCACTGAGGATGAGATCGTGGGTCAGGCTTTTGTCTTCCTCCTGGCAGGCTACGAAACCAGCAGCAACACCCTGGGCTTCACCTGCTACCTGCTGGCCATCAACCCTGAATGTCAACACAAAGTACAGGAAGAGGTGGATGAGTTCTTCACAAGACAT GAGTCACCAGATTACACTAATGTTCAGGAGCTGAAGTATTTGGACATGGTTGTATGTGAAGCACTGCGCCTCTACCCTCCTGGATTCAG GATTGCACGAGACATCGACCAGGACTGTGTGGTGAATGGCCAGTTTCTCCCTAAAGGAGCATCGCTGGAGATCCCAGCAGGATTCCTCCATTACGACCCAGAGCATTGGCCAGAGCCCGAGAGGTTCATCCCTGAGAG ATTCACCCCAGAGGCCAAGGCCAGTCGACATCCGTTTGTGTACCTACCGTTCGGGGCCGGTCCACGTAACTGCGTGGGCATGAGGCTCGCTCAGCTGGAGATCAAAATGGCTTTAGTTCATCTGTTTCACAAATTCAACATCGTGGCCTGCACTGAGACCAAG GTTCCTCTCGAGTTGAAGTCATTAAGCACTTTAGGACCCAAAAATGGCATATTTGTGAAAATCACGAGAAGAAACTCGGGAGGAGATCGATTGAATTCAACACGAGAGGATTAG
- the tbxas1 gene encoding thromboxane-A synthase isoform X2, producing the protein MLRQVMVRDFSSFPNRMTIRFATKPMSDCLLMLRNERWKRVRSILTPSFSAAKMKEMAPLINTATDVLMNNLNVYAESGEAFDIHRCFGCFTMDVIASVAFGTQVDSQKNPDDPFVRHAQMFFSFSFFRPITLFFIVFPFLAAPLVRFLPNKRLAKMNGFFVNCIQKIIKQREEQPPEQRRRDFLQLMLDARTNKESVSLEHFDTLNHTDELNPRNQQAQPSASDQEAHSRAPQKKMITEDEIVGQAFVFLLAGYETSSNTLGFTCYLLAINPECQHKVQEEVDEFFTRHESPDYTNVQELKYLDMVVCEALRLYPPGFRFARDIDQDCVVNGQFLPKGASLEIPAGFLHYDPEHWPEPERFIPERFTPEAKASRHPFVYLPFGAGPRNCVGMRLAQLEIKMALVHLFHKFNIVACTETKVPLELKSLSTLGPKNGIFVKITRRNSGGDRLNSTRED; encoded by the exons ATGCTCAGACAAGTGATGGTCAGAGACTTCAGCAGTTTCCCAAACAGAATG ACTATTCGCTTTGCCACCAAGCCCATGTCTGACTGCCTGCTCATGTTGAGGAACGAGCGCTGGAAGAGAGTGCGGAGCATCCTGACCCCGTCCTTCAGCGCTGCGAAGATGAAAGAG atGGCTCCACTCATCAACACAGCCACCGACGTTCTGATGAACAACCTGAATGTTTACGCTGAGTCCGGAGAGGCCTTTGACATCCACAG ATGTTTTGGCTGCTTCACCATGGATGTTATCGCCAGTGTGGCGTTTGGAACCCAGGTGGACTCTCAGAAAAACCCAGATGACCCATTTGTCCGTCACGCTCAGatgttcttctccttctctttcttcaggCCCATCACACTATTTTTCA TTGTGTTTCCTTTCCTCGCGGCTCCTCTGGTGCGATTCCTCCCCAACAAACGACTTGCCAAGATGAATGGGTTCTTTGTCAACTGTATCCAGAAGATCATcaagcagagggaggagcagcCTCCTGAACAG CGGCGTCGAGACTTCCTCCAGCTGATGTTGGATGCTCGAACCAACAAAGAGTCTGTGTCTTTGGAGCACTTCGACACACTGAACCATACTGATGAGCTCAATCCCAGGAACCAGCAAGCGCAGCCATCGGCCTCGGATCAGGAGGCCCACAGCAGGGCTCCTCAGAAAAAGATGATCACTGAGGATGAGATCGTGGGTCAGGCTTTTGTCTTCCTCCTGGCAGGCTACGAAACCAGCAGCAACACCCTGGGCTTCACCTGCTACCTGCTGGCCATCAACCCTGAATGTCAACACAAAGTACAGGAAGAGGTGGATGAGTTCTTCACAAGACAT GAGTCACCAGATTACACTAATGTTCAGGAGCTGAAGTATTTGGACATGGTTGTATGTGAAGCACTGCGCCTCTACCCTCCTGGATTCAG GTTTGCACGAGACATCGACCAGGACTGTGTGGTGAATGGCCAGTTTCTCCCTAAAGGAGCATCGCTGGAGATCCCAGCAGGATTCCTCCATTACGACCCAGAGCATTGGCCAGAGCCCGAGAGGTTCATCCCTGAGAG ATTCACCCCAGAGGCCAAGGCCAGTCGACATCCGTTTGTGTACCTACCGTTCGGGGCCGGTCCCCGTAACTGCGTGGGCATGAGGCTCGCTCAGCTGGAGATCAAAATGGCTTTAGTTCATCTGTTTCACAAATTCAACATCGTGGCCTGCACTGAGACCAAG GTTCCTCTCGAGTTGAAGTCATTAAGCACTTTAGGACCCAAAAATGGCATATTTGTGAAAATCACGAGAAGAAACTCGGGAGGAGATCGATTGAATTCAACACGAGAGGATTAG
- the tbxas1 gene encoding thromboxane-A synthase isoform X1, with product MEAAADFLKVLHPAAGRLSLTLSLFLVFLGLLYWYSFYPYSVLSRCGIKHPKPLPFFGNILMFRQGFFGPVADLIRTHGRVCGYYLGRRPVVVVADPDMLRQVMVRDFSSFPNRMTIRFATKPMSDCLLMLRNERWKRVRSILTPSFSAAKMKEMAPLINTATDVLMNNLNVYAESGEAFDIHRCFGCFTMDVIASVAFGTQVDSQKNPDDPFVRHAQMFFSFSFFRPITLFFIVFPFLAAPLVRFLPNKRLAKMNGFFVNCIQKIIKQREEQPPEQRRRDFLQLMLDARTNKESVSLEHFDTLNHTDELNPRNQQAQPSASDQEAHSRAPQKKMITEDEIVGQAFVFLLAGYETSSNTLGFTCYLLAINPECQHKVQEEVDEFFTRHESPDYTNVQELKYLDMVVCEALRLYPPGFRFARDIDQDCVVNGQFLPKGASLEIPAGFLHYDPEHWPEPERFIPERFTPEAKASRHPFVYLPFGAGPRNCVGMRLAQLEIKMALVHLFHKFNIVACTETKVPLELKSLSTLGPKNGIFVKITRRNSGGDRLNSTRED from the exons atgGAGGCTGCAGCTGACTTTCTGAAAGTGCTCCACCCTGCAGCCGGGCGATTGTCTCTGACACTCAGCCTCTTCCTCGTCTTTCTAGGTCTTCTGTACTG GTATTCGTTTTACCCGTATTCAGTCCTTTCTCGATGTGGCATCAAACATCCGAAGCCATTACCTTTCTTTGGCAACATATTGATGTTTCGCCAG GGTTTTTTCGGCCCAGTCGCTGATCTCATAAGGACACATGGCAGAGTTTGTgg GTACTACTTGGGACGCAGACCGGTGGTGGTGGTCGCAGACCCTGACATGCTCAGACAAGTGATGGTCAGAGACTTCAGCAGTTTCCCAAACAGAATG ACTATTCGCTTTGCCACCAAGCCCATGTCTGACTGCCTGCTCATGTTGAGGAACGAGCGCTGGAAGAGAGTGCGGAGCATCCTGACCCCGTCCTTCAGCGCTGCGAAGATGAAAGAG atGGCTCCACTCATCAACACAGCCACCGACGTTCTGATGAACAACCTGAATGTTTACGCTGAGTCCGGAGAGGCCTTTGACATCCACAG ATGTTTTGGCTGCTTCACCATGGATGTTATCGCCAGTGTGGCGTTTGGAACCCAGGTGGACTCTCAGAAAAACCCAGATGACCCATTTGTCCGTCACGCTCAGatgttcttctccttctctttcttcaggCCCATCACACTATTTTTCA TTGTGTTTCCTTTCCTCGCGGCTCCTCTGGTGCGATTCCTCCCCAACAAACGACTTGCCAAGATGAATGGGTTCTTTGTCAACTGTATCCAGAAGATCATcaagcagagggaggagcagcCTCCTGAACAG CGGCGTCGAGACTTCCTCCAGCTGATGTTGGATGCTCGAACCAACAAAGAGTCTGTGTCTTTGGAGCACTTCGACACACTGAACCATACTGATGAGCTCAATCCCAGGAACCAGCAAGCGCAGCCATCGGCCTCGGATCAGGAGGCCCACAGCAGGGCTCCTCAGAAAAAGATGATCACTGAGGATGAGATCGTGGGTCAGGCTTTTGTCTTCCTCCTGGCAGGCTACGAAACCAGCAGCAACACCCTGGGCTTCACCTGCTACCTGCTGGCCATCAACCCTGAATGTCAACACAAAGTACAGGAAGAGGTGGATGAGTTCTTCACAAGACAT GAGTCACCAGATTACACTAATGTTCAGGAGCTGAAGTATTTGGACATGGTTGTATGTGAAGCACTGCGCCTCTACCCTCCTGGATTCAG GTTTGCACGAGACATCGACCAGGACTGTGTGGTGAATGGCCAGTTTCTCCCTAAAGGAGCATCGCTGGAGATCCCAGCAGGATTCCTCCATTACGACCCAGAGCATTGGCCAGAGCCCGAGAGGTTCATCCCTGAGAG ATTCACCCCAGAGGCCAAGGCCAGTCGACATCCGTTTGTGTACCTACCGTTCGGGGCCGGTCCCCGTAACTGCGTGGGCATGAGGCTCGCTCAGCTGGAGATCAAAATGGCTTTAGTTCATCTGTTTCACAAATTCAACATCGTGGCCTGCACTGAGACCAAG GTTCCTCTCGAGTTGAAGTCATTAAGCACTTTAGGACCCAAAAATGGCATATTTGTGAAAATCACGAGAAGAAACTCGGGAGGAGATCGATTGAATTCAACACGAGAGGATTAG